One genomic window of Hippopotamus amphibius kiboko isolate mHipAmp2 chromosome 10, mHipAmp2.hap2, whole genome shotgun sequence includes the following:
- the CFAP96 gene encoding UPF0602 protein C4orf47 homolog isoform X2, translating into MWIRKLLWNNRWTSPIFQCTVKTRRKIRATWKEFIHKPRKERNRIWKENEQHRRLLKGTAFKLNLYPREYFDTNPYLFEKSLPPIKKAEKKEALANPFKPSSPGKKAGGMKAGTFAPYPSHSADPYGVKLTSHVSSKSAKVFHPPGGPKSRPTESIMTLNVRRALNMKNYKTASVQSY; encoded by the exons ATGTGGATTAGGAAGTTACTATGGAACAATAGGTGGACCAGTCCCATTTTTCAGTGCACAGTCAAAACCCGAAGAAAAATACGAGCCACCTGGAAAGAATTTATACACAAACCCAGGAAAGAAAGGAACCGGATATGG AAAGAGAATGAACAACACCGTCGTTTACTTAAAGGAACAGCTTTCAAATTAAATCTTTACCCAAGAGAATATTTTGATACCAATCCTTATTTGTTTGAGAAATCTTTACCACCAATtaaaaaagcagagaagaaagaagcacTTGCAAACCCTTTTAAGCCCTCTTCTCCTGGTAAAAAG GCTGGTGGAATGAAGGCAGGAACGTTCGCTCCTTACCCTTCACATTCTGCTGACCCTTACGGGGTTAAGTTGACAAGCCATGTTTCCAGCAAAAGTGCTAAGGTTTTCCATCCACCAGGTGGACCAAAAAGCAGACCAACTGAAAGTATAATGACTTTGAATGTCAGAAG GGCACTAAATATGAAGAACTACAAGACTGCTTCAGTACAGTCGTATTAG
- the CFAP96 gene encoding UPF0602 protein C4orf47 homolog isoform X1 has protein sequence MPVEGGKTDMERIGLFSEMEYVTVGDKYVSQFNRPFNEAASKNRQMLPGGSKEMSNLQAGYFDPHFVRIFEGEGYVNLNQVRRRHMMEEAKKNLAKAFLPSSGDKQPCGLGSYYGTIGGPVPFFSAQSKPEEKYEPPGKNLYTNPGKKGTGYGYANVTIGKQFSHSADFYDAAKLNYKKENEQHRRLLKGTAFKLNLYPREYFDTNPYLFEKSLPPIKKAEKKEALANPFKPSSPGKKAGGMKAGTFAPYPSHSADPYGVKLTSHVSSKSAKVFHPPGGPKSRPTESIMTLNVRRALNMKNYKTASVQSY, from the exons ATGCCTGTGGAAGGAGGGAAAACTGATATGGAGAGGATTGGCCTCTTCAGTGAGATGGAATATGTCACTGTTGGTGATAAATACGTGTCACAATTTAATC gacccTTTAATGAAGCTGCAAGCAAAAATAGACAGATGCTACCTGGGGGATCCAAAGAAATGTCAAATCTCCAGGCAGGTTATTTTGATCCCCATTTTGTAAGGATTTTTGAAGGTGAAGGCTACGTAAATCTGAATCAAGTGAGGAGAAGGCATATGATGGAAGAAGCCAAAAAAAATCTAGCCAAAGCCTTCCTCCCTAGTAGTGGAGATAAGCAGCC ATGTGGATTAGGAAGTTACTATGGAACAATAGGTGGACCAGTCCCATTTTTCAGTGCACAGTCAAAACCCGAAGAAAAATACGAGCCACCTGGAAAGAATTTATACACAAACCCAGGAAAGAAAGGAACCGGATATGG CTATGCAAATGTTACCATAGGTAAGCAGTTTTCACACTCTGCTGATTTCTATGATGCAGCAAAACTAAATTACAAG AAAGAGAATGAACAACACCGTCGTTTACTTAAAGGAACAGCTTTCAAATTAAATCTTTACCCAAGAGAATATTTTGATACCAATCCTTATTTGTTTGAGAAATCTTTACCACCAATtaaaaaagcagagaagaaagaagcacTTGCAAACCCTTTTAAGCCCTCTTCTCCTGGTAAAAAG GCTGGTGGAATGAAGGCAGGAACGTTCGCTCCTTACCCTTCACATTCTGCTGACCCTTACGGGGTTAAGTTGACAAGCCATGTTTCCAGCAAAAGTGCTAAGGTTTTCCATCCACCAGGTGGACCAAAAAGCAGACCAACTGAAAGTATAATGACTTTGAATGTCAGAAG GGCACTAAATATGAAGAACTACAAGACTGCTTCAGTACAGTCGTATTAG